The following DNA comes from Candidatus Omnitrophota bacterium.
CTGGCGGAGGAAAAAGGCGTCAAGCCGGTTATCGTTCCCAACTTAGGCCGCGAGCTCAATCCCATCCGCGATATTCTTACGTTATGGAAATTGTACCGGCTTATCCGCCGGGAACGCCCCGACATCGTCCACACCCACACGGCCAAGGCGGGAACCGTAGGCCGCCTCGCCGCCCTGTTGGCGGGAACGCCGATCATCGTCCACACCTTCCATGGCCATGTTCTGCACGGCTATTTCGGAAAAGCGAAGACGGCGTTTTTCCGCACTGTCGAGCGTTTTCTTGCCCGCTGTTCCAGCGCCGTCATCGCCGTCAGCGAATCCTGCCGCAACGACCTCATCCATTACGGCATCGGCGGCGAGGATCGCGTCATCGCCATTCCCCTCGGCTTGGAATTGGAGCGTTTTCGCCGCGATCCCGAACCGCACCGCAGCGAAGTCCGCCGGGAATTAGGCATCCCACTCGGCGCCTTCGCCGTCGGCATGATCGCGCGCATGGTTCCTATCAAACGCCACGAGGACCTCTTCCACGCCATTCCCAACGTGTTGGAAAAATTTCCCGACGCCTATTTCGTCAATGTTGGCGACGGCGAATTGAAGCCGCAACTCGTCGCTCTGGCGCAGCAATTAGGTATTGCGAACCGCTGCCTCTTCCCCGGCTTCCGCGAAGATCAAGAGCGCATTTACGCCGCAATGGATTTGACCGTCCTGACATCCGCCAACGAGGGGCTGCCAGTGGCCGTTATCGAGTCGCTTTCGTCGGGAACGCCCGTCGTCGCCACCCGCGTCGGCGGCGTGCCCGAATTGGTGCGGGACGGGGAGACGGGCTACATCGTGGAGCCGGGAAATCCCGATTCCATCGCCGAGGGATTGCTCAAAGCCATCGCCGATCCCGCCAAAACCGCCGCTATGGGGCGGCTTGCGCAAGAGGAAACCATCCGCAAATATTCCATCCAGCGGCTGATTCGAGATATCGAGGAATTTTATGGAAAATTATTGCAGGGGAAATAAGGATTTTTTACAACGAACGCAACGTATACGGGCGAGCGCCTTTAAAAAGATTTTTCCGTAAAATCTATGTTTCATTCGCCTTTTTTGGGCGGCAACGATAAGGTTATTTCCCAATTTTTATTGGATTCGGTATATACGAAGAATTTTTGAATTTCGCCATGATATACATGTTTAACGAACAGATGGCAATAGGAAGAGGGCATATTCTTAAAAACGGCAACTCCGTCTTCCAAACTGACGGCTTTTTTTTCGAATATCGATAAACCGCCGAATAGATGCAGCGTAACGCCTTGAATAGAACATACGGCGATGGATATCGGTTCGTTAGTCTGAGCGTCGATAATTCGCATGGAAAGATTGGAATTAGCGGCATACCGCTCAAGAAGAATTTCTACTTCCATAAATTGGGATGGATTATCCCGCAGATCGAAAGGCTTCGAAAAACCGACGCTAGTCTCTCCACCAGCAACGATCAAAAAGGGTCCTTGGCTTTCATCGATGTTCTTAAAGTAAACTACGGAAGAATCGATATCGCGCATTTCCTGGATATGACCCAAATTATTGGCATTCACAAGATAAGCGCATAATTTTTGCATCCCATCATTATTGATGAATACTGCTTTCACGGCTCCTTGATAGGGAATCATATTTACAACGATTGTTTCGAAAATCGGCAAATCGCTTAAAGGATGGATGTAAGTTTTATAATTGCGATGATGGGCGGCGAGTTGGCTGTTTTCGTTAATGTCCATTTCCCTTACTTCGAGCTGAAAGGTTCCGTCCGGCGTGGATTCCGTGAATCCAAACGACTGCGTTCCATCCGTTATGCTTAAGCGCGCGCCGTGAATCGGATTTTGGTCTGGATCGACCGCAAGGCCATGCATAAGGACTTTTGGGGCGTCGTCCTTTTCGACGAAAATTGGGAGTTCCATCGTTCTATCGGCGGCGATTCCAAACGACTGCGGCGATAGAACCTTATATCCTTCCAATTCGGGCAAGTAGCTGCCTTCGGGAAGTTGGATTTCTACATAACCGTTCTTGTCGGTAATCGATTTCCAGGATAATTCTTTCTGATCTCTATGCGCGTAAGGAAAAAACTGGACAGGCTGTTCGATTTGCGGTTCTTTGGAACGAAAATCCCTAACCGTCGCTTTCAACCATCCCATTGGTTGATTCAGTACAATATAAATCGGTTCGGAGGAATGGCGGCTGCGCGCATTGGCGATTTCTCGATATCCGAAGCCGTGAATGGGATGAACGGCGGAAAGAAGCAAATCTTCACGCCCTTTCTCGCGCTTATCTACGATATATTGAAATTCGCCATTCGCGCTGGATAATGCGCTCGATTCCAATGGCGTTCCCGACGGCGATCTTTGACCCTTCAATCCGCCGCGAACGACGGCGCCGGATACGGGACGGCGCTTTGAATCGATGACAACGCCGCCAATGAAGAAGGATGGATCTAATTGAAAATTTACTTCTGCGCTGGTTTGAGTTGGCGTTAGCTTAACGCGAGGAAAGAGAGCATCGAGTTTTTCCGTTCCTTCATAAGAAATATCGCTTACAAGCCAATCCTTTCCTGCATTGATATGGACAAAGTAATCGTCCAGCCGAAGGTTTTGAAAAACATAGCGTCCTTCTTGGTTGGTGAAGGTTTTATCTAAATAGTTATGTTTCGTCGATCCATAAAGTTCGATGGTTGCGTTAGGAATAACGCGATTCGCCGCATTCAAGGCGCGTCCGTAGATCAATCCTTGCCTTCCATTCAGCGTAATTGTATATAGGTTAGGATTTTGTACAATGCGGATTGTTTCTTGGGTCGAATCGGCGTACATCGGGTGAGAGGCGGAAAGAGAATATTCGCCCGGTTTCGGCAATGCAATTTCGGCTTTCCCTTCACCGTCCGTTTGGATATCGCTTAAGAAAATCCCGCCGACGCTTGATCGCAGGCTTACATTGGCGCCGGGAACGGGAATATGAGCGTTGGACTCCACTCGAAGAGAAAGCCATAAGGTTTGTTTTAGTTCGATTTCAATATCTAAATCGCTTTCCTTGACGAAAAATTCCTTGCAAGTCGAAACGTATCCGCTGGCGGACGCGATGATGGAGTAGCGGCGATCCTTATAAAGAGATTCATGCCTCCATTGCGCATCGCCGTTGGAGGATGATTTTTTTACCGTTGTGGCCGAAAGAATTTCGTTCTCATAGAATGATATGCTAACATCGCAATCTGCGCAGGGAGGAATCAAACGCAGGACGGCCTTCAATACGAAAGATTTTTCTGGAGCCGTTGCAAGCGCCGCGTCATTATTATCCGCTTGAACGTCCAAAGAGCGCTCGGCAGCGGCTCCCGCGATCGGGAAATCCGTCTTCGCTATGGCATGATGCCTGAAATCCGGCTTATCATTTTCCCAAGGCATGGAATGCAAAGTTAGATAGACAAAGAATCCAAGCAGAGAGAAAAAGATTACAAAGAAGATAAGAAGCCGCCGTTTCATCTTGGAACGATATCCTCACTCCCTAGAAAAATGCCTTAACGAAATTATCCCAGAACCTTCAATTCTTATTATTCTTAACCTTGGTTCGGTCTCTCGTATTTCCGGGTATATAATCGCCGTTTGCAGGAGGATTCGGCGTTTGTGGCCGATTTCGATTAATGGCGAAAAGCTCGTACTTTCCCGACTTCCAAGATTCAAGGCAACTATCGCTTTCAAGATGTTTGATTGTGCCTTGCAAAGAAGCGCATTCGGATTTTTTCGCCATTTGTACGATATTAGAGTATTTATTGTCTCCTGTAGCAAAGTAAAGAAATCCAGCAAACTGAACGCATAAATGAGTATGAGACTGAACATAGGCAATCAACATTTGCTGATCTGGATTGAGAGATTGGATCGGCTGCGCCGCCAAATCGCTTACGCCGAAATACTGATACCACTGGTTGACATCGATAGGATTGCTTTCCGCAAAAAAGCGCTCTGCGAATGTTAAAATTTTCTGCTTAAGCGTTTCGTTTTTAAAGAAATTAGGGCCTACTAGGTGAAGAATTGTATTAAGACATCCCGATTTAGCTTCAATGATTTTCTTGGAGTAAGATTTTTCTTTTCTTTCCATAAATGAAACAAAAGGATCGATCAAATCTGCGGGATCCTCATCGACTTTTTTTGCGGAATACAACAAAACCGCATCGCTCCAGAAATCCGAAAATTCAACATCCTTTAGCAAGCCTTCGGCGAAAGCGACTGGATCGATGCCTTTCTTTTCTAATAAACGACTGCGGTTATAGAATTCTTGGTTAATAATACCTTCGCTCTCATCCAGATATCGATTTAACCAACCGGCTACCTGACTTTTTGCAATTTGCGTTTCTTGCGGATAAGCGGCGTAAGAGAAAAGTATGGAAATAATAGAATTTAAAAGTATTACGTGAATGTAATTCATAGTATTTATCGGGAGATATTCCCAAAACCTTCAATTCTTATTATTCTTAACCTTGGTTCGGTCTCTCGTATTTCCGGGTATATAATCGCCGTTTGCAGGAGGATTCGGCGTCTTTGGCCGATTTCGATTCATGGCGAAAATCTCATACTCTCCCGACTTCCAAGATTCAAGGCAACTATCGGTTTCAAGAAAAATGGCTGTTCTACTGACAGAAGGACATTCGGATTTTTTCGCTGCCTGTAGGATTTTTTCATACTTTTCATCTCCAGTAGCATAATATAAATATCCAGCGAACTTGACGCCCATACTTGCATGAGACTGAACCCACGCAATTAGCATTTGCTGATCTGGATTGAGAGATTGGATTGGCTGCGCCGCCAAATCGCTTACGCCAAAATAATGGTACCATTGATTGATGTCTATAGGATCGCTTTCCGTGAAAAAGCGATCCGCGAAAGTAAATATTTTCTGCTTAAGCGCTTCGTTTTTTAAGAAATTTGGTCCAATAAGTTGTTTAATAATATTTAGGCACTCCGATTTCGCTCTAATGATTTCCAAAGGATAGTATTTTTCTTTTCGTTCCATAAACGCAACTAAAGGGTCAATCAAAGTTTCGGGGGCCTCATCAACCTTTTTTGCAGCATATAACCATACTGCATCATCCCAGAAATCCGAAAATTCTATGTCTTTGAGCATACCCTCGGCGAAAGCGACGGGATCGATGCCTTTTTTTTCTAACAAACGGCTGCGGTAATAGAATTCTTGAGTCGCAATGCCTTCATTTTCA
Coding sequences within:
- a CDS encoding glycosyltransferase family 4 protein gives rise to the protein MKIKVLRIIARLNVGGPAIHVILLTAGLDKEKYETVLVSGVEGPDEGNMYALAEEKGVKPVIVPNLGRELNPIRDILTLWKLYRLIRRERPDIVHTHTAKAGTVGRLAALLAGTPIIVHTFHGHVLHGYFGKAKTAFFRTVERFLARCSSAVIAVSESCRNDLIHYGIGGEDRVIAIPLGLELERFRRDPEPHRSEVRRELGIPLGAFAVGMIARMVPIKRHEDLFHAIPNVLEKFPDAYFVNVGDGELKPQLVALAQQLGIANRCLFPGFREDQERIYAAMDLTVLTSANEGLPVAVIESLSSGTPVVATRVGGVPELVRDGETGYIVEPGNPDSIAEGLLKAIADPAKTAAMGRLAQEETIRKYSIQRLIRDIEEFYGKLLQGK
- a CDS encoding carboxypeptidase-like regulatory domain-containing protein; the encoded protein is MKRRLLIFFVIFFSLLGFFVYLTLHSMPWENDKPDFRHHAIAKTDFPIAGAAAERSLDVQADNNDAALATAPEKSFVLKAVLRLIPPCADCDVSISFYENEILSATTVKKSSSNGDAQWRHESLYKDRRYSIIASASGYVSTCKEFFVKESDLDIEIELKQTLWLSLRVESNAHIPVPGANVSLRSSVGGIFLSDIQTDGEGKAEIALPKPGEYSLSASHPMYADSTQETIRIVQNPNLYTITLNGRQGLIYGRALNAANRVIPNATIELYGSTKHNYLDKTFTNQEGRYVFQNLRLDDYFVHINAGKDWLVSDISYEGTEKLDALFPRVKLTPTQTSAEVNFQLDPSFFIGGVVIDSKRRPVSGAVVRGGLKGQRSPSGTPLESSALSSANGEFQYIVDKREKGREDLLLSAVHPIHGFGYREIANARSRHSSEPIYIVLNQPMGWLKATVRDFRSKEPQIEQPVQFFPYAHRDQKELSWKSITDKNGYVEIQLPEGSYLPELEGYKVLSPQSFGIAADRTMELPIFVEKDDAPKVLMHGLAVDPDQNPIHGARLSITDGTQSFGFTESTPDGTFQLEVREMDINENSQLAAHHRNYKTYIHPLSDLPIFETIVVNMIPYQGAVKAVFINNDGMQKLCAYLVNANNLGHIQEMRDIDSSVVYFKNIDESQGPFLIVAGGETSVGFSKPFDLRDNPSQFMEVEILLERYAANSNLSMRIIDAQTNEPISIAVCSIQGVTLHLFGGLSIFEKKAVSLEDGVAVFKNMPSSYCHLFVKHVYHGEIQKFFVYTESNKNWEITLSLPPKKGE